The proteins below are encoded in one region of Limnochorda pilosa:
- a CDS encoding tetratricopeptide repeat protein: MRRGRGAWTARWMVWLAGLATLLAPLVAAAQPSFLPGLDSYARGWTQAGEQMVEAAAQDPSDTEARLMLGLMRWAGGRFEQAGAVLEELLAQAPAATRPHLEALLSRLLLERSLPLEAEQMARRALSAAPNLALAQLTLGEALLAQGRPREAIEALKAARTASPDLAAAYLREGQAHARLEQWQDARQVLEEGVRVDPWSAEMHLELGRAYERLDEKAKASHAYSRAALLDPTLARSVPPSSTP, from the coding sequence ATGCGGCGAGGCCGGGGTGCGTGGACGGCACGGTGGATGGTGTGGCTCGCGGGGCTGGCGACGCTCCTGGCACCCCTGGTGGCCGCAGCCCAGCCCTCCTTCCTGCCGGGATTGGACTCTTACGCCCGGGGCTGGACCCAGGCGGGCGAGCAGATGGTGGAGGCGGCCGCCCAGGACCCCTCGGATACCGAGGCACGTCTGATGCTGGGGCTCATGCGCTGGGCCGGCGGGCGGTTCGAGCAGGCCGGGGCCGTCCTGGAGGAGCTGCTCGCCCAGGCCCCGGCGGCCACCCGCCCGCACCTGGAGGCGCTCCTCAGCCGGCTCCTCCTGGAGCGCAGCCTCCCCCTGGAAGCCGAACAGATGGCCCGCAGGGCTCTCAGCGCCGCCCCGAACCTGGCCCTGGCCCAGCTCACCCTGGGGGAGGCCCTGCTGGCCCAGGGGCGGCCGAGGGAGGCCATTGAAGCCTTGAAGGCGGCCCGCACCGCCTCCCCCGACCTGGCCGCCGCCTACCTGCGGGAGGGTCAGGCGCACGCACGGCTTGAGCAGTGGCAGGACGCCCGGCAAGTGCTCGAAGAGGGCGTGAGGGTGGATCCCTGGTCCGCCGAGATGCACCTGGAGCTGGGGCGCGCCTACGAGCGCCTGGACGAGAAGGCCAAGGCCTCCCACGCCTACAGCCGCGCCGCCCTCCTCGACCCCACCCTGGCCCGGTCCGTGCCGCCCTCCTCGACTCCGTGA
- a CDS encoding cation-translocating P-type ATPase yields MNRAFHATPLDQLLTQLRADVVHGLSPGEAARRLAKDGPNRIETEKPPGPWAILLRQVKDLMMAVLGLAAAVSWALGEGADAAAIVAIMVLNTVLGFVQEVRAERSLEALKELAAPQARVVRQGRVLWVPSAELVPGDRVQVEAGDRVPADLRLLEAWGLEVDESLLTGESVPVEKRAAWIGRGDEDVAERVNMLFMGTMITRGRAEAVVVATGPRTEMGEIAALIGRAGPESTPLQRRMQELGRVLVGVSVGLVSLVYLVGLARGLPAYGMFLTGVSLAVAVIPEGLPAAVTVALALGVQRMIRRSCIVRRLPAVETLGSITAICADKTGTLTRNEMTVIRVELAHTSLAVTGSGYGATGELLERGRPAELRATAGLERLLQAAVLCNRARLPAPMPGPPPRAPGRQRRAVRPAASEVWGDPTEIALLVLGRKTGRPREAWADRVEQQAEFPFDADRKRMSVVVAVDGREWVVLCKGAPEAVVARCSRVEQRGGPVLLGEPGRRRWLERAEALSAEALRVLALAYRPLRPGEVPDQEGAESELILLGLVGMHDPPREGVERDLERARRAGIRTLMITGDHPRTAEAIARALGIAGPGEAAVTGRTLDRMDERELARVVGERSVFARVSPRHKVQLVRALKARGEPVAMTGDGVNDAAAVKEADVGIAMGRCGAEVTREAASVVLTDDRFGTILAAVEEGRGLFQNVRTFMRYLLGCNAGEVLTMLAATLLALPLPLTPLQILWMNLVTDGLPAVALGMDPPAPGVMDRPLRRAGDGVLAGGLGWQLLRRGAAIGASALGVFVWMLARGADLATARTAAFTSLVAAQLFYVFSARSEVQDPLERPLRSNPWLLGAVWLSWLAQTAALHVPILRSVLGTVPLPADAWAGVLLAASWPTLWDVARHVGRAAGSGVRRARGIGVAALRKT; encoded by the coding sequence GTGAACCGCGCCTTTCACGCCACCCCACTGGATCAGCTCCTGACCCAGCTCAGGGCAGACGTCGTGCACGGGCTGAGCCCGGGTGAGGCGGCCCGCCGCCTGGCCAAGGACGGACCCAACCGGATCGAAACCGAGAAGCCCCCTGGCCCCTGGGCGATCCTGCTGCGCCAGGTGAAGGACCTGATGATGGCGGTGCTGGGGCTGGCAGCGGCGGTGAGCTGGGCCCTCGGCGAGGGGGCTGACGCCGCGGCGATCGTGGCCATCATGGTGCTCAACACCGTGCTGGGGTTCGTGCAGGAGGTTCGGGCCGAACGCTCGCTGGAGGCGCTGAAGGAGCTCGCAGCGCCCCAGGCCCGGGTGGTGCGCCAGGGGAGGGTACTGTGGGTGCCCTCGGCGGAGCTGGTGCCGGGCGATCGGGTGCAGGTGGAGGCGGGCGATCGGGTGCCTGCGGACCTGCGCCTGCTGGAGGCGTGGGGGCTGGAGGTGGACGAGTCCCTCCTCACGGGCGAGTCCGTCCCCGTGGAGAAGCGGGCCGCCTGGATCGGCCGGGGCGACGAGGACGTGGCCGAGCGGGTCAACATGCTCTTCATGGGCACCATGATCACCCGGGGGCGGGCCGAGGCGGTGGTGGTCGCCACGGGCCCGCGCACCGAGATGGGTGAGATCGCCGCGCTCATCGGGCGCGCGGGGCCCGAGTCGACCCCGCTGCAGCGGCGGATGCAGGAGTTGGGGCGGGTGCTGGTGGGCGTCTCCGTGGGGCTGGTGAGCCTGGTGTACCTGGTGGGGCTGGCTCGGGGGCTGCCCGCGTACGGGATGTTCCTCACAGGTGTCTCCCTGGCGGTGGCGGTGATCCCCGAAGGGCTGCCCGCTGCGGTGACGGTGGCGCTGGCCCTGGGCGTGCAACGGATGATCCGGCGATCGTGCATCGTGCGCCGGTTGCCCGCGGTGGAGACGCTGGGGTCCATCACCGCGATCTGCGCGGACAAGACGGGCACCCTGACCCGGAACGAGATGACGGTCATCCGAGTGGAGCTGGCCCACACCAGCCTGGCGGTTACCGGCAGCGGCTACGGCGCGACGGGGGAGCTGCTCGAACGCGGCCGTCCCGCGGAGCTCCGGGCGACGGCGGGTCTGGAGCGCCTCCTGCAGGCGGCGGTGCTCTGCAACCGGGCGCGCCTGCCTGCTCCGATGCCGGGTCCTCCTCCGAGGGCGCCCGGAAGGCAACGGAGGGCGGTGCGGCCGGCCGCGAGCGAGGTATGGGGCGATCCCACCGAGATCGCCCTTCTCGTCCTGGGCCGGAAGACGGGCCGGCCGCGGGAGGCCTGGGCGGACCGCGTCGAGCAGCAGGCCGAGTTCCCCTTCGATGCCGACCGGAAGCGCATGTCGGTGGTGGTGGCGGTGGACGGCCGGGAATGGGTGGTCCTCTGCAAGGGGGCACCGGAGGCGGTGGTCGCGCGCTGCTCGCGGGTGGAGCAGCGGGGAGGTCCTGTACTCCTGGGGGAGCCAGGGCGACGGCGGTGGCTGGAGCGGGCGGAGGCCCTCAGCGCGGAGGCGCTCAGGGTCCTGGCCCTGGCTTACAGGCCGCTGAGGCCGGGGGAGGTGCCCGATCAGGAGGGAGCCGAGTCGGAGCTGATTCTCCTGGGGTTGGTGGGCATGCACGACCCGCCCCGGGAGGGCGTGGAGCGAGACCTGGAGCGAGCCCGCCGGGCGGGCATCAGGACCCTCATGATCACCGGCGACCACCCGCGTACCGCCGAGGCCATCGCCCGGGCGCTGGGAATCGCGGGCCCGGGCGAGGCGGCGGTCACCGGCCGTACCCTGGACCGGATGGACGAGAGGGAGCTGGCTCGGGTGGTGGGGGAGCGCTCCGTCTTCGCCCGGGTCTCGCCCCGGCACAAGGTGCAGCTCGTGCGGGCGCTCAAGGCCCGAGGCGAGCCAGTGGCCATGACCGGCGACGGCGTGAACGACGCGGCCGCGGTGAAGGAGGCCGATGTGGGCATCGCCATGGGCCGTTGCGGCGCGGAGGTGACCCGGGAGGCGGCCTCGGTGGTCCTGACCGACGATCGTTTCGGTACCATCCTGGCCGCGGTGGAGGAGGGGCGGGGCCTCTTCCAGAACGTCCGCACCTTCATGCGCTACCTCCTGGGCTGCAACGCGGGCGAGGTGCTCACCATGCTGGCGGCCACGCTGCTGGCCTTGCCGCTGCCCCTCACGCCGCTGCAGATCCTGTGGATGAACCTGGTCACCGACGGGCTCCCGGCCGTCGCGCTGGGGATGGACCCGCCGGCGCCCGGGGTCATGGACCGGCCGCTTCGCCGGGCGGGCGACGGGGTCCTGGCCGGAGGCCTGGGGTGGCAGCTCCTGCGCCGGGGGGCCGCGATCGGCGCCAGCGCCCTGGGCGTCTTCGTCTGGATGCTGGCCCGGGGCGCCGACCTGGCCACCGCCCGCACCGCGGCCTTCACCTCGCTGGTGGCCGCCCAGCTCTTCTACGTCTTCTCGGCCCGATCGGAGGTGCAGGACCCCCTGGAGCGCCCGCTGCGGAGCAACCCGTGGCTCCTGGGGGCCGTGTGGCTTTCGTGGCTCGCCCAGACGGCAGCCCTCCACGTGCCGATCCTGCGATCCGTGCTGGGCACGGTGCCGCTTCCCGCGGACGCCTGGGCCGGGGTGCTGCTCGCGGCCTCGTGGCCCACCCTGTGGGACGTGGCGCGCCACGTGGGGCGTGCGGCAGGTTCCGGGGTAAGGAGAGCCCGTGGGATCGGCGTAGCGGCCCTCAGGAAGACCTGA
- a CDS encoding YicC/YloC family endoribonuclease, protein MTGFGRAGVAGETGFQVEIRSVNHRYLDLSVRLPHPLSGLEPPVRERVAGRLARGRVEVTVDLRAGDAQAAVGGQPASVRVNHTLLRAYREAIRQVAGSEGDASLDFLLQQPGVLTVNEAPPDLDLLWRELQPVLDEALDRLIEMRRREGERLGQDVRERLERIAALVGRMQEQAPRMVEGYRARLADRVEGLLARGDLEPGRLEAEVVLFAERVDIAEELVRAGSHLSQFRRYLAEGGAVGRRLDFLLQELLRETNTAGSKAQDAQIAGWVVDVKTELERMREQVQNLE, encoded by the coding sequence ATGACGGGCTTCGGACGGGCGGGCGTCGCGGGGGAGACGGGGTTCCAGGTGGAGATCCGTTCGGTCAACCACCGGTACCTGGACCTGAGCGTGCGCCTCCCGCACCCGCTGTCGGGGCTGGAGCCGCCGGTGCGGGAGCGGGTGGCAGGGCGGCTGGCGCGCGGGCGGGTGGAGGTCACCGTCGACCTGCGGGCGGGGGACGCTCAGGCGGCCGTGGGCGGCCAGCCGGCGTCGGTGCGGGTGAATCATACCTTGCTGCGGGCGTACCGGGAGGCGATCCGCCAGGTGGCGGGGAGCGAGGGCGACGCCTCCCTGGACTTCCTGCTCCAGCAGCCGGGGGTTCTGACCGTGAACGAGGCGCCACCGGACCTGGACCTCCTGTGGAGGGAGCTGCAGCCGGTGCTGGACGAGGCGCTGGACCGGCTGATCGAGATGCGGCGGCGCGAGGGCGAGCGCTTGGGGCAGGATGTGCGGGAACGCCTGGAACGGATTGCGGCGTTGGTGGGCAGGATGCAGGAGCAGGCGCCCCGAATGGTGGAGGGTTACCGGGCGCGCCTGGCCGACCGGGTGGAAGGGTTGCTCGCGAGGGGGGACCTGGAACCGGGCCGGTTGGAGGCGGAGGTCGTGCTCTTCGCGGAGCGGGTGGACATTGCCGAGGAGCTGGTGCGGGCCGGCAGCCACCTGTCCCAGTTCCGCCGCTACCTGGCCGAGGGCGGCGCGGTGGGCCGCAGGCTCGACTTCCTCCTGCAGGAGCTGCTGCGGGAGACCAACACCGCGGGTTCCAAGGCTCAGGACGCCCAGATCGCCGGCTGGGTGGTGGACGTCAAGACGGAGCTGGAGCGGATGCGGGAGCAGGTCCAGAACCTGGAATGA
- the remA gene encoding extracellular matrix/biofilm regulator RemA, with translation METRLINIGFGNIVSANRIVAIVSPESAPIKRIITEARQHGQLIDATYGRRTRAVIITDSEHVILSAVQPETVAHRLAARDQAVEANNA, from the coding sequence ATGGAGACCAGGCTGATCAACATCGGGTTTGGAAACATCGTCTCCGCCAACCGGATCGTCGCCATCGTCAGCCCGGAATCGGCCCCCATCAAGCGCATCATCACCGAGGCGCGGCAGCACGGGCAGCTCATTGACGCCACCTACGGGCGTCGCACCCGGGCGGTCATCATCACGGACTCAGAGCACGTGATCCTTTCGGCCGTGCAACCCGAGACGGTGGCCCACCGTCTGGCGGCCAGGGATCAGGCGGTCGAGGCCAACAACGCTTGA
- the gmk gene encoding guanylate kinase: MGPGESRGFLVVLSAPSGAGKNTVLARVLPRLEHLTYSVSCTTRPARPGERDGVDYYFLSDEEFDRRVSTGDFLEWAWFCGHRYGTPRAFVEERTARGETVIMDIDVQGSAQVKRNWPGAVLVFLLPPSLEELRRRLTRRGSDGAAAVEGRLRAAREELRAVAEYDYVIINDELDRAARLLEAIIRAERLKTARSPWPTWLEALRKGDRIDAGTAEPGRDQG, translated from the coding sequence ATGGGTCCCGGGGAAAGCCGGGGTTTTCTGGTGGTCCTGAGCGCCCCCTCGGGAGCCGGCAAGAACACGGTGCTGGCGCGGGTTCTCCCGCGGCTGGAGCACCTCACCTACTCCGTCTCGTGTACCACCCGTCCCGCCCGCCCCGGGGAGCGGGACGGGGTGGACTACTATTTCCTCTCGGACGAGGAGTTCGACCGGCGCGTGAGCACGGGCGACTTCCTCGAGTGGGCCTGGTTCTGCGGCCACCGCTACGGGACGCCGCGGGCCTTCGTGGAAGAGCGGACGGCCCGGGGCGAGACGGTGATCATGGACATCGACGTCCAGGGCAGCGCCCAGGTGAAGCGCAACTGGCCGGGGGCGGTCCTGGTCTTCCTCTTGCCTCCCTCCCTGGAGGAGCTGCGCCGGCGCCTCACCCGGCGGGGCTCGGACGGCGCGGCCGCGGTGGAGGGTCGCCTCCGGGCGGCGAGGGAGGAGCTGAGGGCGGTCGCCGAGTATGATTACGTGATCATCAACGACGAGCTGGACCGGGCGGCCCGGTTGCTGGAGGCGATCATCCGGGCCGAGCGCCTGAAGACGGCGCGGAGCCCCTGGCCCACGTGGCTGGAGGCTCTTCGCAAGGGGGATCGGATCGATGCTGGGACAGCCGAACCTGGAAGAGATCAAGGATAA
- the rpoZ gene encoding DNA-directed RNA polymerase subunit omega, whose amino-acid sequence MLGQPNLEEIKDKLPSRYALVVAAARRARQVLDGDPPRAGVFDGKIRPKPVTVALHEIAGDKLEISPEGSSPLS is encoded by the coding sequence ATGCTGGGACAGCCGAACCTGGAAGAGATCAAGGATAAGCTCCCGAGCCGGTACGCCCTGGTGGTGGCGGCGGCCCGCCGGGCGCGGCAGGTGCTGGACGGGGACCCGCCCCGGGCGGGGGTCTTCGACGGAAAGATCCGGCCCAAGCCGGTGACGGTGGCTCTGCACGAGATCGCCGGGGACAAGCTCGAGATCAGCCCGGAGGGAAGCAGCCCCCTCTCCTAG
- the priA gene encoding replication restart helicase PriA, with product MPEGYVEVAVDLPLPGAMESLDYAVPERLRPQVRLGTRVQVPVRARAVQGWVVAVHQGPPTRPLREVAVVLDSEPLLGPEELDLARWVAARYLAPLGQVLPLFLPPGQRPDRRRTVRERHLRAYRLAVSEEAARAALAELVRAPRQRQALEFLLEQESGPVPARELAARAGDGAARGLLERGLVEAVPLSLERNPYAGWRDPTPPPRLSPEQAQVLQEASRRLEGGGTILLHGVTGSGKTEVYLRLIETVLARGKQAILLVPEISLTPQAMRRFQGRFPGRVAMLHSGMSDGERYDQWWKVRRGEASVVVGARSAVFAPVRDLGLVVVDEEHASSYKQEETPRYHAREVAVERARRQGALCVLGSATPSLESFLAAEEGRLVRLQLRHRVDGRSLPRVRLVDLRQELKEGHQGLFSRALEQALASRLERDEQAILLLNRRGYQSFLLCRECGAVVECPHCQVTLTYHKVGHALRCHYCGTEQPVPERCPACGTGELSGLGLGTQQVEEELRRLFPAARVLRMDADTTTRKGAHDQILRRFEAGEGDVLVGTQMVAKGLDYPGVTLVGVIDADTSLRLPDFRGAELAFQLVTQVAGRSGRGVLPGEVVVQTYLPEHYSLQAAREHDYPSFFRRELVYRKRLGYPPLSHLLRLLVQAPAADAAEDEAGALARELKERRRGGAPYRVLGPAPAPLGRLKDLYRWHVLLVGPLEALLEAGRAVRERRPGRSCQVVEDMDPVSLL from the coding sequence GTGCCGGAGGGATACGTTGAGGTGGCGGTGGACCTGCCGCTGCCCGGAGCGATGGAGAGCTTGGACTACGCGGTGCCCGAGCGCCTCCGCCCGCAGGTTCGCCTGGGAACCCGGGTGCAGGTACCGGTGCGGGCCCGCGCCGTGCAGGGCTGGGTGGTGGCCGTGCACCAGGGGCCGCCCACCCGGCCGCTGCGCGAGGTGGCCGTGGTGCTGGACTCGGAGCCGCTGCTGGGGCCCGAGGAGCTGGACCTGGCCCGCTGGGTGGCCGCGCGGTACCTGGCCCCGCTGGGGCAGGTACTACCCCTCTTCCTGCCGCCCGGCCAGCGGCCGGATCGCCGGCGGACCGTGCGCGAGCGGCACCTGCGCGCCTACCGCCTGGCCGTTTCGGAGGAGGCGGCGCGGGCGGCGCTGGCGGAGCTGGTCCGAGCGCCCCGCCAGCGCCAGGCGCTCGAGTTCCTGCTGGAGCAGGAGAGTGGCCCAGTGCCGGCTCGGGAGCTGGCCGCCCGGGCGGGGGACGGCGCGGCCCGCGGGCTGCTGGAGCGGGGCCTGGTGGAAGCGGTACCGCTCTCGCTGGAGCGGAACCCCTACGCCGGCTGGCGGGACCCTACGCCTCCGCCCCGGCTGAGCCCGGAGCAGGCCCAGGTGCTGCAGGAGGCGTCCCGCCGCCTGGAGGGAGGCGGCACGATCCTCCTCCACGGGGTCACGGGGAGCGGCAAGACCGAGGTGTACCTGCGCCTGATCGAGACGGTCCTCGCCCGGGGAAAGCAGGCGATCCTGCTGGTCCCCGAGATCTCCCTCACGCCCCAGGCCATGCGCCGCTTCCAGGGCCGCTTCCCCGGGAGGGTGGCCATGCTCCACTCGGGCATGTCCGACGGGGAGCGCTACGACCAGTGGTGGAAGGTGCGCCGGGGCGAGGCGTCGGTGGTGGTGGGCGCCCGTTCGGCGGTCTTCGCCCCCGTTCGCGACCTGGGGTTGGTGGTGGTGGACGAGGAGCACGCCTCGTCCTACAAGCAGGAGGAGACCCCCCGCTACCATGCCCGGGAGGTGGCGGTGGAGCGGGCTCGCCGCCAAGGCGCCCTGTGCGTGCTGGGAAGCGCCACCCCTTCCCTGGAGAGTTTCCTGGCCGCCGAGGAAGGGCGGCTGGTGCGGCTCCAGCTCCGTCACCGGGTGGACGGGCGCTCGCTTCCCCGCGTGCGCCTGGTGGACCTGCGGCAGGAGTTGAAGGAGGGGCACCAGGGGCTCTTCAGCCGCGCGTTGGAGCAGGCGCTCGCCTCGCGCCTCGAGCGCGACGAGCAGGCGATCCTGCTCCTCAACCGGCGGGGATACCAGAGCTTCCTCCTCTGCCGGGAGTGCGGGGCGGTGGTGGAGTGCCCCCACTGCCAGGTGACGCTCACCTACCACAAGGTGGGCCACGCGTTGCGCTGCCACTACTGCGGGACCGAGCAACCGGTCCCCGAGCGGTGCCCGGCGTGCGGTACCGGCGAGCTGAGCGGGCTGGGCCTGGGGACCCAGCAGGTGGAGGAGGAGCTGCGGCGGCTCTTTCCGGCGGCGCGGGTGCTCCGCATGGACGCGGACACCACCACCCGCAAGGGCGCCCACGACCAGATCCTCCGGCGGTTCGAGGCCGGAGAGGGCGATGTTCTGGTGGGCACCCAGATGGTGGCCAAGGGCCTGGATTACCCCGGCGTCACGCTGGTGGGGGTCATCGACGCCGACACCTCCCTGCGCCTGCCCGACTTCCGGGGCGCCGAGCTGGCGTTCCAGCTCGTCACCCAGGTGGCGGGCCGCTCGGGGCGGGGGGTGCTGCCCGGCGAGGTGGTGGTGCAGACCTACCTACCCGAGCACTACAGCCTGCAGGCCGCCCGCGAGCACGACTACCCATCCTTCTTCCGGCGGGAGCTCGTTTACCGGAAGCGGCTGGGTTACCCGCCCCTCAGCCACCTGCTGCGGCTGCTGGTGCAGGCTCCCGCCGCGGACGCGGCCGAGGATGAAGCCGGGGCGCTGGCCCGCGAGCTGAAGGAGCGGCGGCGAGGGGGGGCGCCCTACCGGGTGTTGGGACCGGCCCCCGCCCCGCTGGGCCGCCTGAAGGACCTGTACCGGTGGCACGTGCTCCTGGTGGGTCCTCTGGAAGCCCTGCTCGAAGCGGGGCGGGCGGTGCGCGAGCGGCGGCCGGGGCGGAGCTGCCAGGTGGTGGAGGACATGGATCCCGTCAGCCTGCTGTGA
- the def gene encoding peptide deformylase gives MAVRPIRLYPDAVLRRRGRTVERVTKRLARLAHDMAETMYQANGIGLAAPQVGEAVRLMVVDVGEGLTTFINPTVLERAGTDVDVEGCLSIPGITGYVERPAQVTVEALDLEGRPFRVQAEGLYARAIQHEIDHLNGVLFVDRASRIFREERREGEEEPVAVEIDRNELLRLEVAR, from the coding sequence GTGGCGGTTCGTCCGATACGCCTCTACCCCGACGCCGTCCTGCGGCGGCGGGGCAGGACGGTGGAGCGGGTCACCAAGCGCCTGGCGCGGCTCGCGCACGACATGGCTGAGACCATGTACCAGGCCAACGGCATCGGCCTGGCCGCTCCCCAGGTGGGGGAGGCCGTGCGACTCATGGTGGTGGACGTGGGCGAGGGGCTCACCACCTTCATCAACCCTACCGTGCTCGAGCGGGCCGGCACCGACGTGGACGTGGAAGGATGCCTGAGCATCCCGGGCATCACCGGCTACGTGGAGCGCCCGGCCCAGGTGACCGTCGAGGCGCTGGACCTGGAGGGGCGGCCCTTCCGTGTCCAGGCCGAGGGCCTCTACGCCCGGGCGATCCAGCACGAGATCGACCACCTGAACGGTGTCCTCTTCGTCGACCGGGCGAGCCGCATCTTCCGGGAGGAGCGGCGTGAGGGCGAGGAGGAGCCGGTGGCGGTGGAGATCGACCGGAACGAGCTCCTGCGCCTGGAGGTGGCCCGGTGA
- the fmt gene encoding methionyl-tRNA formyltransferase, whose translation MSASPMPVVFMGTPDFSVPSLRALVASGFQVLAVVTQPDRPRGRGQRLTPSPVKAAALALGLPVWQPEKLSEPGVLEALREIGPEAVVVVAFGQKVPPEVLHLPPLGCVNVHASLLPRFRGAAPIQRAILAGESETGVTTMLMDEGWDTGPMLLQERVPLRPDETGGSLHDRLAEVGARLLVETLRGLRSGAVRPIPQDDRLATVAPRLKEDELLLEWTETAESLERKVRALAPLPGAVTFHRGRRLIVEAARVAGEDEVQALPGEPGTLCTPARPGHLLVSALDLPLEILRLRPAGSRSMEGRAYLNGFPAEPGDRLGPET comes from the coding sequence GTGAGCGCATCCCCGATGCCCGTGGTCTTCATGGGAACGCCCGACTTCTCGGTGCCGAGCCTGCGGGCGCTGGTCGCGTCCGGTTTCCAGGTGCTGGCGGTGGTCACCCAACCGGACCGCCCGCGGGGGCGCGGCCAGCGCCTCACCCCCTCCCCTGTGAAGGCGGCGGCGCTGGCGCTGGGTCTGCCCGTATGGCAGCCCGAGAAGCTGAGCGAGCCCGGGGTGCTCGAGGCGCTGCGGGAGATCGGGCCCGAGGCGGTGGTGGTGGTGGCCTTCGGGCAGAAGGTGCCGCCCGAGGTCCTCCACCTGCCGCCGCTGGGGTGCGTCAACGTCCACGCCTCCTTGCTCCCCCGCTTCCGGGGCGCGGCCCCGATCCAGCGGGCCATCCTGGCCGGGGAGAGCGAGACGGGCGTCACCACCATGCTCATGGACGAGGGGTGGGACACGGGCCCCATGCTCCTGCAGGAACGCGTTCCCCTGCGGCCCGACGAGACGGGCGGAAGCCTCCACGATCGGCTGGCTGAGGTGGGCGCCCGTTTGCTGGTGGAGACCCTGCGGGGGTTGCGCTCCGGTGCAGTGCGCCCCATCCCCCAGGACGACCGCCTTGCCACCGTCGCGCCCCGCCTCAAGGAAGACGAGCTGCTCCTGGAGTGGACCGAGACGGCGGAAAGCCTCGAGCGGAAGGTGCGGGCCCTTGCCCCGCTGCCGGGGGCCGTCACCTTTCACCGGGGCCGGCGCCTGATCGTCGAGGCGGCCCGCGTAGCGGGAGAGGACGAGGTCCAGGCCCTCCCCGGCGAGCCCGGAACCCTCTGCACCCCGGCCCGGCCCGGCCACCTGCTGGTGAGCGCTCTGGACCTTCCCCTGGAGATCCTGCGCCTGCGCCCGGCGGGCAGCCGGTCGATGGAGGGGCGCGCCTACCTGAACGGCTTTCCGGCCGAGCCTGGGGACCGGCTGGGACCCGAGACGTGA
- the rsmB gene encoding 16S rRNA (cytosine(967)-C(5))-methyltransferase RsmB, producing the protein MRHLPASPGPRGASPARQAAARVLLRVERNQAFANRALAAELDRGNLPSRERALATQLVYGTLRWQGRLDGWIGRLAGRASSQLDPATRVILRLAGYQVLILSGVPPEAACDQAVRLAHGLRPQAAGLVNAVCRRMSRREAVDPPAGQEGDRTARLAELHSHPRWLVERWAARVEPPELEAWLEANNRESPVAVRVNRLRSDPDRAAASLVREGFQVEPGALLSEALRVHGGRIGDAAAFRSGWITPQDESSQLAAHLLAPRAHEQVLDLCSAPGGKATHLAELMEDRGRVVAVDLHPGKLRQVEEAARRLGLRSIETQPHDARVLPPEWEGRFDRVLLDAPCSGLGVVGRRPEIRWRSDEETIRSRVPLQQALLARAVRALRGGGRLLYTTCSVEPEETRAQAAWLVEQHPQMVPVARSEVEALLERAGVHGLHPGDGGDVVLLPHRNGTDGFFLALFEKKENPALPARG; encoded by the coding sequence GTGAGGCACCTTCCCGCAAGCCCCGGCCCTCGGGGGGCGAGCCCCGCCCGCCAGGCGGCGGCCCGGGTCCTCCTGCGGGTGGAACGGAACCAGGCCTTTGCCAACCGGGCCCTGGCCGCCGAGCTGGATCGGGGGAACCTTCCGTCCCGTGAACGGGCGCTGGCCACCCAGCTCGTCTACGGAACCCTCCGCTGGCAGGGTCGGCTGGACGGCTGGATCGGACGGCTGGCAGGCCGTGCCTCCTCGCAGTTGGACCCTGCCACCCGGGTGATCCTGCGCTTGGCCGGCTACCAGGTGCTCATCCTCTCAGGTGTGCCGCCCGAGGCCGCGTGCGACCAGGCGGTGCGGCTGGCCCACGGCCTGCGGCCCCAGGCCGCGGGGCTGGTGAACGCCGTCTGCCGACGGATGAGCCGCCGGGAGGCGGTCGATCCCCCAGCAGGGCAGGAGGGAGACCGGACGGCGCGCCTGGCTGAGCTCCACTCCCATCCCCGCTGGCTGGTGGAGCGCTGGGCGGCCCGGGTGGAGCCCCCGGAGCTCGAGGCCTGGCTCGAGGCGAACAACCGGGAGTCGCCGGTGGCGGTGCGCGTCAACCGGCTGCGCTCCGATCCGGATCGGGCGGCCGCGTCCCTGGTCCGGGAGGGCTTCCAGGTGGAGCCGGGCGCGCTGCTCTCCGAGGCTCTCCGAGTCCACGGCGGGCGAATCGGGGACGCTGCGGCCTTCCGTTCCGGCTGGATCACGCCCCAGGACGAGAGCTCGCAGCTCGCAGCCCACCTGCTGGCCCCCCGGGCCCACGAGCAGGTGCTGGACCTGTGCAGCGCGCCGGGAGGCAAGGCGACCCATCTGGCGGAGCTCATGGAGGATCGGGGCCGGGTGGTCGCGGTCGACCTCCACCCCGGAAAGCTCCGCCAGGTGGAGGAGGCCGCTCGGCGGCTGGGGCTCCGGTCGATCGAGACCCAGCCCCACGACGCACGCGTCTTGCCGCCCGAGTGGGAAGGACGCTTCGACCGGGTGCTGCTCGACGCGCCGTGCAGCGGGCTGGGGGTGGTGGGGCGCCGGCCCGAGATCCGCTGGCGGAGCGACGAGGAGACGATCCGGTCGCGAGTGCCCCTGCAGCAGGCGCTCCTGGCCAGAGCCGTCCGGGCCCTCCGTGGGGGCGGGCGGCTCCTCTACACCACGTGCAGCGTGGAACCGGAGGAGACCCGGGCGCAGGCGGCCTGGCTGGTGGAGCAGCACCCCCAGATGGTCCCGGTGGCTCGATCCGAGGTGGAGGCCCTCCTGGAACGGGCCGGGGTCCACGGTCTCCACCCCGGCGACGGCGGCGACGTGGTGCTGCTGCCCCACCGGAACGGCACCGACGGCTTCTTTCTCGCGCTCTTCGAAAAGAAAGAGAACCCTGCTCTTCCAGCAAGAGGATAA